In one Pseudomonas sp. Bout1 genomic region, the following are encoded:
- the rpoS gene encoding RNA polymerase sigma factor RpoS — protein MALSKEAPEFDIDDEVLLMETGIATESMSNEGPAVPSVRTKSKNSTALKQHKYIDYTRALDATQLYLNEIGFSPLLTPEEEVFFARLSQKGDPAGRKRMIESNLRLVVKIARRYVNRGLSLLDLIEEGNLGLIRAVEKFDPERGFRFSTYATWWIRQTIERAIMNQTRTIRLPIHVVKELNVYLRAARELTQKLDHEPSPEEIANLLEKPVGEVKRMLGLNERVSSVDVSLGPDSDKTLLDTLTDDRPTDPCELLQDDDLSQSIDQWLSELTDKQREVVIRRFGLRGHESSTLEDVGLEIGLTRERVRQIQVEGLKRLREILEKNGLSSESLFQ, from the coding sequence ATGGCTCTCAGTAAAGAAGCGCCGGAGTTTGACATCGACGATGAGGTTCTCCTTATGGAGACCGGCATTGCTACGGAATCGATGTCGAATGAGGGACCTGCTGTACCTTCAGTTCGCACCAAATCCAAGAACTCCACCGCGTTAAAGCAACACAAATACATTGATTACACGCGGGCGCTCGACGCGACCCAGCTGTACCTCAATGAAATCGGCTTTTCCCCTCTGCTCACTCCCGAAGAAGAAGTCTTTTTTGCGCGCTTGTCGCAAAAAGGCGATCCGGCTGGGCGCAAGCGCATGATTGAAAGCAACCTGCGGCTGGTGGTGAAAATCGCCCGACGCTACGTCAATCGTGGGCTGTCCCTGTTGGACTTGATCGAGGAAGGCAATCTCGGCCTGATCCGGGCGGTGGAGAAGTTCGACCCTGAGCGGGGCTTCCGCTTTTCGACCTATGCCACCTGGTGGATTCGTCAGACCATCGAACGGGCGATCATGAATCAAACCCGCACGATCCGGTTGCCGATCCATGTGGTCAAGGAGCTTAACGTCTACCTGCGGGCGGCACGTGAGCTGACCCAAAAACTCGATCATGAACCTTCGCCTGAAGAAATCGCCAACCTGCTGGAGAAACCGGTGGGGGAGGTCAAGCGGATGCTCGGTCTCAACGAGCGGGTGTCTTCAGTCGATGTCTCGCTGGGTCCGGATTCGGATAAAACCCTGCTGGATACCCTGACTGATGATCGTCCTACGGACCCTTGTGAGTTGCTGCAGGACGACGATCTGTCGCAAAGCATCGACCAGTGGCTTTCCGAACTCACGGACAAACAACGTGAGGTGGTGATTCGCCGCTTCGGGCTGCGCGGCCACGAAAGCAGCACCCTGGAGGATGTTGGCCTGGAGATTGGCTTGACCCGGGAACGGGTGCGGCAGATCCAGGTAGAGGGTCTCAAGCGCTTGCGCGAGATCCTGGAGAAAAATGGCTTGTCGAGTGAGTCGTTGTTCCAATAA